The following proteins are encoded in a genomic region of Corylus avellana chromosome ca4, CavTom2PMs-1.0:
- the LOC132177937 gene encoding MADS-box transcription factor 23-like, whose product MGRGKIVIKRIDNSTSRQVTFSKRRNGLLKKARELSILCDAEVGLIVFSSTGRIYDFASSSMKSVIERYNKLKEQHQQLMDPASEVEFWQTEAASLRQQLQYVQEYNRHLMGQDLSGLSLKDLQNFENILEMSLKGIRMRKEQIFTEEIKELNQKGNYVHQENLELHKKVDLFRKEKAELQKKAYEEREENEARISSHPLHTISNGYDIHAAIQLQLSQPQPQNNEAQAKAPKLGLQLQQ is encoded by the exons ATGGGGAGAGGAAAGATTGTGATCAAGAGGATTGACAACTCGACAAGCAGGCAAGTGACTTTCTCCAAGCGAAGAAATGGGTTGCTCAAGAAGGCCCGGGAGCTCTCCATCCTTTGTGATGCAGAAGTTGGACTTATTGTCTTCTCCAGCACTGGCAGGATCTATGATTTTGCTAGCTCTag CATGAAATCTGTTATTGAAAGATATAACAAGTTAAAAGAGCAACACCAACAGCTGATGGATCCTGCTTCAGAAGTCGAG TTTTGGCAAACGGAGGCAGCAAGCTTGAGACAACAACTGCAGTACGTGCAAGAATACAACAG ACACCTAATGGGCCAAGATCTTTCGGGCTTGAgtctcaaagatctacaaaattttgaaaacatattGGAAATGAGTTTGAAGGGTATCCGCATGAGAAAG GAACAAATTTTCActgaagaaataaaagaactaAACCAGAAG GGAAACTATGTCCATCAAGAAAACCTTGAACTGCATAAGAAGGTAGACCTCTTTCGTAAAGAAAAGGCAGAGTTGCAAAaga AGGCTTacgaagaaagagaagaaaatgaagcaagaATAAGTTCACATCCTCTACACACTATCAGCAATGGATATGATATTCATGCAGCCATCCAACTCCAGCTAAGCCAACCTCAGCCTCAAAACAATGAAGCACAAGCAAAAGCACCAAAATTGGG ACTACAATTGCAACAATGA